The Candidatus Omnitrophota bacterium genome segment GCGGCCAATGGGTAAAGGACGATATCTGGGGCGGTTCTTCCGCTTACGGGCCGGTTCATCTAAAGTGCCCCCAGAGAGCTAAATTTATGCGAGAGGAAAATTATGGCCGAACAAAAAAGTAATATCATAAGCGAAGAAGATATAAGGCCGGAGTATTTGAAGGCGGACCAGGCAGGATTACTTGCCTCGGACATAAAGATGCTACTGTCGTACAAGAAAAAGTTTGTGAAGGTCGCGTGCCCTGCCTGCGAAAACGGTTCTTCGCGGAAGATGTTTACGAAGTATGGGCTTCAATATGTTAAGTGCGAAAAATGCGGGACGGTATATGTGAACCCCAGGCCTACGCCGGAGATACTGGAGAAGTATTACTCGGCTTCCAAGAATTATGAATATTGGAATAATTATATCTTCCCGGCTTCGGAATCAGCCAGGAGGGAAAAAATATTCAAACCCAGAGTGAAAAAGCTGGTGGAGTTCTGTAAGCGTTACGGCCTACGGCCAAAGACGCTCCTGGAAGTCGGCGCGGGTTTCGGTACCTTCTGCGAAGAGGCCGCGCGGGTGAAATTTTTCCGCAGGATCATAGCAGTAGAGCCGACGCCCGGCTTGGCCGATACTTGCAGGAAGAAAGGCATAGAAGTAATAGAGAAGCCGGTGGAGAAGATTAAGCTTAAAGGCCTTTCCGTCGATGTCGTTGCTTCCTTCGAAGTTATCGAACATCTTTTTTATCCGTCAGGTTTTTTGCGCAGTTGCGCGTCACTGCTTTCGACAGGCGGCCTTATCATTTTAACGTGCCCTAACGTCAAAGGATTCGACGTAGATGTGCTGGGTAAACTTTCGGCAACATTCGATAATGAGCATCTAAACTACTTTCACCCGGAGTCTCTCTCAAGGCTTCTTGAAAGATCCGGTTTCGATGTTGTGGATATAGCGACACCCGGCAGGCTCGATGCTGAGCTTGTTAGGAAGGCGGCGCTTGGCGGGAAGATAGATCTATCGGGAAGACCTTTCCTTAAGCGCGTACTCCTCGATCGATGGGATGAGGCGGGCCGTTCATTCCAGGATTTCCTGGCGGATAATCTGCTATCTTCGCATATGTGGATAGTAGGACGAAAAAAATGACGCATTTAACCTTCGAGGCATAGCATGAAAGAATTGGTTAAAAGGAAAGATTCGATAGACCACTTAAAACATTTCGGGAAAAAAGATTCAAATCTCTTTATACACGATTCCTATATTGAAAGCGGGCATCCCGAAAGGGCGAAAAAGTTTCTCGAATACAGAAAACTTTGGGAAAGCGTGAGCGAGGGCAGTAAGACGCCGGACTTCCCGTATTTTGTGACATTCAGTTTCAGCGATTCATGTAATTTGTCATGCGCGCACTGCTACAGAACATTTAATAAGGATAAGACGGAGAGACATTTACTGGAATACGACGAAGCCGTACGGCTTATAGATGAATGCAAAAAGATAGGTGTATATTCTATAGGGATAGGCAGTGAAAGCGAAGTATTTGTATATAAGCGGATAGCGGATGTGATGAAGCGGATATCTGAAAATAAGTTTGAAGACACGTGGGTATATACGAACGGTACGCTTTTGAACGATGAACGCATTGATCTCATATTGGATAGTGATGTAACGCGCCTCAGTATATCGGTCGACGCTGTAACCGGCGAGACTTACAGGAAAACCAGGGGCGGAGACTTTAATAAATTGATGTCGAACATATTCAATTTTCTCGACAAAAGAGAAAAACGTAGAACGAAACTACCGGTTCTCAGGGTGACCGCCGTAAAATATAACCTAACCGAACCCGAGATAGGCTTATTCGTAGACTTTTGGAGCAAAATAGCGGATGAAGTCGATGTACAGCCGCTTATCGATATAAAAAACATAGACGAATTGCGATATGACAAGATCGAAAAAATAAACTGCATATATCCCAAGAGGATGCTGTATATCACCTGGAACGGGGATTACAAGCCGTGCTGTTCCGAATTCTGTAAGCACCTGACGATAGGGAATATCAGGGATATGAGTATACTGGATGCATGGAATTCGGAATATATGCGCGACCTGAGGTTGCAATTGTGCGGGGAAAAACCCCTTAATAAGGCCTGCCTTAATTGCCTCAGATCCCTGCATAGTACTGAAAAGTATGAACCGTTAACTTTGAAGGAAAAATAGATAATGCGCAGGGCCTTGATACTCAATGATACCAAAGACGCTTTTTACGCGGCGGAAAATATAGATCTTTTATTACGGGACGATACCGTTATTTTTTCCACTCACGTATCCGTGGATGTGTTTCTGAAAGAAAAGTTCCGGATAGAGTGTATATCCCTGTGTAAGTATATCGCGCCGGAGCAGGCGGCGCGGAATATAAAACTGTCGGATGAAATGGCGAACGAAACGGTGGATCTTCTGGACGCGGCTCATTCCGCAGGAATAAATGGAAGATCCGGTTTAAGGGACGTCAGACTTTTCCGGCCGCTATTTTCATATATCATCTATTTCCAGTTTTTGACTTGTTTTAATCTGCACGACTCGCTTAAAGCGGCTATAGAGAAGAGCGGTATAAGCGAGATACTTTTTTTTAACAAAAAGATAAATGAATACGAAGAATCCGCTATTACTATAGAGGATGTGTTGAAGACGCTTTCCGGCGTTAAATTAACGGCTATCATGGCCGGCGCGCGGACACAGGCGGTAATCGGCAATCCGGATATTTTAAAGTGGCGGAAGGTCATAGACTATCCGTACGTAGTATTTTTGAAGTTGCTCTCGCGCCTCGAAAAGCTTTTACTTAAACTCAGATACTCTGTGATGTTAAAGGGGAGAAAAACCATAGTATTGATCGAACCGTTATGCGACCTGTCTTTCCTGCGTCGCATGCTGGCGTTGTCACGGTATAATGTCATATACTATGATATCAATTCTCCTTTGCCCGCAGGTTCCGCCGCGGGGCTTGTGCATGATTATAAGATATCTATCGTTCCAAGGGGCTTTGCGGGAACCGATTCGGACAAGAGCCGGCGTTATTTCAGAGATATTATAATGAAAAACGCGGAAGAGATGTTCAATAAAGGAGCCGGTAGATACATAGGATGCCTTAAGGAGTTAGACCGATTGAATAGCATATACGGTATAAAGCTGGGAATATGGGGCATCTCGCCGGTTTTTGGCCCGAGGGGTTTAGTGGCCGAATATCTCCTGAAAAATAACAAGCCCGTCATAGGTATGCAACACGGCGGCCTTCTGGGCAATCTTCATAATAGTGACGTCCATATGTCGGACGCGACCAGGTGCACCGATTACATATCTTACGGGTTCAATAAAAATGATCTGGCAAAAACTTATCCCGAAAAAAAATTCGACATGGTAACTATTCATGAATTCGGCACGACAAAAACGTTTAAGGAAAAAAGGCGAGGCAGGCCGGTCATTGATTTACTCATTCCACCGACGATAACGCTGTCTATGCTGGAGGGCGGCATGATCAGGGATATGCCGGACACCATTTTAAATAATCAGCTCAAGCTGGTAGAATACCTGGACGGGGTAAAAGGGCGCAATATAGTGGTAAAGCCCATGCCTTTTTCCAATTACGATAATCTGGCGATATTGCCGGCTCTTGAAAGAATGAAGAATATCAAATTAATAAATAATCTTTCGTTCGAGGATGCGCTTAATTTTTATGATGTTAAGGCTGTATTGCTGGAACATGCCACGACGGCACTTTACGAAGCCATCGCCTGCGACGTGGAGATATTTTTAGTGAACCATAATGTTGTAAGGCCCATCGAAGCGGGCGCTTTGGACGCGCTTAAGAAGCGGGTGCATTGCGCAGAGAATGCCGAAGATATCATCCCGAAATTGGATCTTTTTTTCAGCGGGAAATTGGAGAAGAAGCGCGACAATAGTTTCTACGAGCGCTATGTCTACAAAAAAGATGCGAAAAAAAATATAACGGAGCTGGTAAAAAAGCTGGTGAGCTAATAGCGTATGGATACCCAGGACATAATACCGGAAAATATCGCCTGCGAGAAACGCTTCCGGGGCGATTCCCTTAAGAAGCGCTGGCTCTATAAATTCTTTGCCAACTTTATAGGGTTCGGCATGGGATTTATTACCCAGTCCATCGTGCCTCGGAGCCTGGGCCCGGGCGCATACGGCGATTTCAGCTTCCTGACCAATTTTTTTACGCAGGTAGCGAATTTCTTCGACATGGGTACGTCGGCGTGTTTTTATACCAAGCTTTCACAGCGCCCCGAGGAGAGGGATTTAGTTTCATTCTATATATATTTTGCCGCTTTTCTCGTGGTAGGTGTTATGACGTTTGTCGTAGTATCGGTATTGACCGGCGCTTACGCCGGATTTTGGCCGGGGCAGGAGATATTTTACATATATCTGGCCGCGGGGTTCGGTATATTGAGCTGGGTAGTGCAGGCTATGGCAAGCATGACCGACGCATATGGTATCACGGTCATGGCCGAGAAGGCGAAGATGCTTCAAAAGGTATTGACCGTCGCGATAGTTGTCCTGTTATATATTTTCAACCAGATTACCCTGGCCAATTTTTTCTATCTTCAATATGCGGTTTTCTGCTTCCTCATCCTGGCATTTATATATATAATGAGGCGGGAAGGCTATTTGCTTGGGCAGGGAATAACCATCGCTTTTGATAGAGCAAAGAAATATATAAAAGAATTCTATACTTACAGCCATCCTTTATTCTTTTGTTATCTTATAGGGATGGTAGTGAATATATTCGATAGATGGCTCTTGCAGGCTTTCGGCGGAAGTATACAACAGGGCTTTTTCGGGTTCTCTTTTCAGATAAGCGCGCTGTGTTTTATTTTCGCCGGGGCGCTGACGCCTCTTTTGGTCAGGGAATTCTCGATCTCGCACGCCAAACAGGATCTTAAAGAGATGAGCCGTGTCTTTCAGAAATATATGCCCGTGTTATTGTTCTCTACCACTTTCTTGACGTGCTTTATCGCCGCGCAATCGGGGAACATAGTCGCGATTATGGGCGGAGATAAATACAGGGATTCGGTCTGGCCGTTATTCATCATGGCATTTTATCCCATTTACCAGGTTTTTGGCCAGGCATGCGGCTCAGTTTTTTTGGCGATGGGCGAGACCAAATCTTACAGTAATATAAGTATATTATTTATGCTGTTAGGTATCCCGGCGACTTATTTTTTAATAGCCCCCCGCGCGCTTTATGGGTTGGATGCCGGCGCGACCGGACTGGCTCTAAAGATGATATTGCTTCAAGGTCTGGGGGTCAATGCGCTTTTATACGGTACGGCCAAGGCTCTCAAGTTCTCATTCAGAAAATATGTATTCGCGCAGGGCACAACCATGGCGGCGCTTTTGACGCTTGCCTTCGCGGCATCATTCGCCGCTGTGCGATTTACGGGATTTTTCTGCAATAATTTTGTGAACTTTTTCTCGGCGGGACTGGCTTATACCGCTATGGCCGCCGCGGTGTTGTATTTTTTCCCCGGCATCTTTGCGCTGAGAAAAAGCGATATCGACAGCGCCATTGAGGCAGGCATGAAGAAATTGGGGAGGGACAGGTAGATGCCGGATATCCTAAAGCGCGAATGGCTCCCGGTATTATTTATAGCCGCAATAGTACTATTCGGATATAGCGGACTCTTCGCCGGGGCGGACTTTTTTGTGGATGATGACGCGGTGCTTCTTCATGGCTATTCTCATGGGAACGCCATAGGGAACGGATGGCGGCCGGACAAGGGCTTCGGGATATCATTCTTTTTCGGGGATCCTGGTATGGCGCATGCCTGGTCGGTATTCTCGATATGGGAAAAAATAATAAAGTTGCCCGCGCTGGCATATAATTCATCCGTTATTCTTCTTCTTATCCTTGCCGCGATATCGCAATATGTTTTATTGAAGAGAGTCGCGCCGGGTATGCGCTGGATATCAGCGTTCCTTGCGCCTTTGATAGTATTCGGCCCGCTTCAGCATGAGTTCTTCTTCCAGAGGCACTGGATAACGCTTTCTATAGGTACGCCGCTTTTACTTATGCTCATTTATGATTATTTCAAAGACCCGAAGACGGTATATCTTTTACGCGCCGGATTCCTATTGTGGTTCGTGTGGTTCTTCGGGAGCTTCGCGCCGTTTTTGGAACTTTTAATAGTCAGCGGTATCTTTGCGGTGACATTCTGGATATACTTTAAAAAGGAAAGGGCCGGGTTGGTAATAAGAGCCGTGCTACTCTACTTAACGGCGATAACGATGACCGTGTTACTCGGCTTCTGGATATTTTATTCTGTTTTTATAGAAAAGAACCTTTCCGGATATTTGAGAGAGCCGGTTTATAATGCCGCGGGGGTATTCAGCCCGGCTTCCGCGATGTATTTTCTGATAAATCTATTTCACTGCGGATGGCTACCCGGCAATATAATACTACCCGGCATGGATTGGTTGCCAAAAGTGAGTTGGGATATGTGTTCCGTGGTATTTCCACTCGTATTGATTGTTTTTCTTTTTAAGCGCTCATCGGGATTCTGGGAATTTTCCATGAAGTGGCTTATCGTAGTTCTGTTTGCGCACGAATTTTTTATGGGCGCCGTGCCTGCATATGCCAATCTTTCGCAATTCATTATAAATGGTTATCCGCTATGTAAGTTTCAGCCGGCGTACCATTGTTTTCAAATAGGACTTCTGGGCATATTTATTTCCGGGATATCGGCGGGCAATTTCAATATGAAGAGTCTTTTGGGCAAAAGCCTGCGTTCGGCTGTAGCCGCCATCCTGTGTCTTTTTTATGCGGCGCTATTCGTCTTTGCCGTAATTTCGGTAGTATCGCCGGGTATCCTGCTTGACGGCTTAGCCGGACTGATCCGGGTCTTGCCTTTTGGTAATTTATCCCGCGCCGCCGACGGGTTAGTTTCTTATGTGGCGCTGTTTAATCTTAAAAGTGTTCAGCAGGGGATGGGTCTTTGCAGTATTCTGTTCTATCTTTCGAGCGCGCTTCTGATCTGGATTTTTGCATCGAAGAAATATATGAATAAAATCTCCGCCACTTACAAAAATGGACTGGCTTTACTGCTTCTGGCAAATGCATTGTTATTGTCATGGGCCATATATCCTTTGCATAAAGGGCCGATGGTTTGGGCCCAGAACGAGATTGCCGAATTTGTGAAATCCTTGAAACCGACCGACCGTTTTTACAGCGCCCTGGACAAGACGAGCCAAAAGACCAAAAAGACCCTGGAGAGTTTTAAAAAGAATTGGGTGGAAGAG includes the following:
- a CDS encoding methyltransferase domain-containing protein, with translation MAEQKSNIISEEDIRPEYLKADQAGLLASDIKMLLSYKKKFVKVACPACENGSSRKMFTKYGLQYVKCEKCGTVYVNPRPTPEILEKYYSASKNYEYWNNYIFPASESARREKIFKPRVKKLVEFCKRYGLRPKTLLEVGAGFGTFCEEAARVKFFRRIIAVEPTPGLADTCRKKGIEVIEKPVEKIKLKGLSVDVVASFEVIEHLFYPSGFLRSCASLLSTGGLIILTCPNVKGFDVDVLGKLSATFDNEHLNYFHPESLSRLLERSGFDVVDIATPGRLDAELVRKAALGGKIDLSGRPFLKRVLLDRWDEAGRSFQDFLADNLLSSHMWIVGRKK
- a CDS encoding radical SAM protein, coding for MKELVKRKDSIDHLKHFGKKDSNLFIHDSYIESGHPERAKKFLEYRKLWESVSEGSKTPDFPYFVTFSFSDSCNLSCAHCYRTFNKDKTERHLLEYDEAVRLIDECKKIGVYSIGIGSESEVFVYKRIADVMKRISENKFEDTWVYTNGTLLNDERIDLILDSDVTRLSISVDAVTGETYRKTRGGDFNKLMSNIFNFLDKREKRRTKLPVLRVTAVKYNLTEPEIGLFVDFWSKIADEVDVQPLIDIKNIDELRYDKIEKINCIYPKRMLYITWNGDYKPCCSEFCKHLTIGNIRDMSILDAWNSEYMRDLRLQLCGEKPLNKACLNCLRSLHSTEKYEPLTLKEK
- a CDS encoding lipopolysaccharide biosynthesis protein; its protein translation is MDTQDIIPENIACEKRFRGDSLKKRWLYKFFANFIGFGMGFITQSIVPRSLGPGAYGDFSFLTNFFTQVANFFDMGTSACFYTKLSQRPEERDLVSFYIYFAAFLVVGVMTFVVVSVLTGAYAGFWPGQEIFYIYLAAGFGILSWVVQAMASMTDAYGITVMAEKAKMLQKVLTVAIVVLLYIFNQITLANFFYLQYAVFCFLILAFIYIMRREGYLLGQGITIAFDRAKKYIKEFYTYSHPLFFCYLIGMVVNIFDRWLLQAFGGSIQQGFFGFSFQISALCFIFAGALTPLLVREFSISHAKQDLKEMSRVFQKYMPVLLFSTTFLTCFIAAQSGNIVAIMGGDKYRDSVWPLFIMAFYPIYQVFGQACGSVFLAMGETKSYSNISILFMLLGIPATYFLIAPRALYGLDAGATGLALKMILLQGLGVNALLYGTAKALKFSFRKYVFAQGTTMAALLTLAFAASFAAVRFTGFFCNNFVNFFSAGLAYTAMAAAVLYFFPGIFALRKSDIDSAIEAGMKKLGRDR